ACCAACCAAAGATATAACGGGCCACGACCAGGAACAGCATCAGGCCCACCAGGGCAAGACTACTGATCAAAGCGATTGCATTGAGCAACCAACTGACCTTCAGGTCCAGCCCGATAAAGAAACGCACAATCATGGCATTACCTCAGAAAGCAAAAACGGCGGTACAATTTCTGTACCGCCGTCTGGGGCTAAAAAGCGTTACAACTTAGTTGCGTTCGCCCGGATAGTATCCATAATTTCAGAGCCAATTTCCTGATCCATCAGTGGCCATACTTTCTCACGGGCAGCCCGGGCAAATTCTTTTATCTGCTCATCGGACAACTCAAAGTATTTCATCCCCGCTTTCTCAGCTTCTGCAACGTAATGCTGATCTTGCTTTTGAGCATCTTTAAACTGGGTCATCATCACTTCGTTCGCCGCATCAGCTACAATTTTCTGCTGCTCTTCATTCAGCTCATCGAAAGATTCCTGATTCATACTCAGAACACCTGTCATAAAGAAGTGCTTAGAGCGAACGTAATAATCAAGCAGGTCCCGGAAGTATTCGTAATCCCAGTAGATAACATTACCCGCTTCTCCATCTACAACACCGGTCTGTAGTGAGGTATACACTTCACCCCAGTCGATTGCCGCTGTCTGGTAACCCAGGGCCTGCATAGTCTGCGGTGCAGGGAATACAGTCATGGTACGGACTTTAAGGCCATCTGCTTCTGCAATATTCGTGGCGTATTTACCTTTAGTTGCTACACCGTTAAAACCTTCAGGCCAGGGGCCAAAGAATTTCAGGCCGATATCGGAATAGATTCCACCCAGCATGTTATTAACCCAGCCACCCGGGCTATACGCTTTAATCGCTTCATCCCAGGTCAGCGTCATATAAGGGGTGTAGATAACGCCGATACGCTTATCATAAGAGGTCATTGGC
The genomic region above belongs to Amphritea japonica ATCC BAA-1530 and contains:
- the dctP gene encoding TRAP transporter substrate-binding protein DctP yields the protein MAGSAQAATLKMATDSGAKGSPAGDTLERWAELIESNSKGDIDVKVFYQNELGSQNEVFDLHVAGDVDVMLNWPMTSYDKRIGVIYTPYMTLTWDEAIKAYSPGGWVNNMLGGIYSDIGLKFFGPWPEGFNGVATKGKYATNIAEADGLKVRTMTVFPAPQTMQALGYQTAAIDWGEVYTSLQTGVVDGEAGNVIYWDYEYFRDLLDYYVRSKHFFMTGVLSMNQESFDELNEEQQKIVADAANEVMMTQFKDAQKQDQHYVAEAEKAGMKYFELSDEQIKEFARAAREKVWPLMDQEIGSEIMDTIRANATKL